A region of the Borrelia parkeri genome:
ACGAATTGTAAAACTTGCTTGTATCTTTGTACAAGTCGATAAAACACTGGTTTTTTGAGGTAATAGAAGGGAAAATAATGGACAAAAAGCCCTTTTTTTTTACGCCTTCCTTAATTGATGTTATAGATATTAGGTATTATTTTTGTTTTTTCTCTATCCATTTGGTTATTATTTCACCTGATAAATTTTTGTTGTAGAAAGCATATACTTGTTTTTCAATTTCTAGAGTAATGTTTAATAGTTTTTTGTAATATTCAGTGTTTATTTTATCTTTTCTTAACAAGGAATAAAAGTTCGTAAGATAACATATAATAGAACCTGTCTTAAATCTAAATTCCATACAAACACACCATCTTATGGTATAAGACTCATTTTTTTCTGTATTTGTAATGATTAATGGCTTTTGTATTTTTTTGATAGAATAATGAATTCCTAGAAAATCGTCTTCTCCTTTGACACTGAATAAATGGAACGTGTATATTTTTTTTTCTTTGTTGGGATTTGAATATT
Encoded here:
- a CDS encoding DUF226 domain-containing protein, giving the protein MYHTKLFNDFYTFGVNRKQKQKFLIALKKYSNPNKEKKIYTFHLFSVKGEDDFLGIHYSIKKIQKPLIITNTEKNESYTIRWCVCMEFRFKTGSIICYLTNFYSLLRKDKINTEYYKKLLNITLEIEKQVYAFYNKNLSGEIITKWIEKKQK